A genomic segment from Sparus aurata chromosome 20, fSpaAur1.1, whole genome shotgun sequence encodes:
- the LOC115571734 gene encoding methionine-R-sulfoxide reductase B1-A isoform X1: MSFCRFIGSEIYKDHFKLGMYVCSQCSHPLFSSRSKFPHSSPWPAFTDTIREDSVTKMMETLTAFKVLCGKCGNGLGHEFVNDGPQEGVSRFUIFSHSLKFVPTKGNDKQ; encoded by the exons ATGTCTTTCTGTCGGTTCATCGGCAGCGAGATCTACAAGGATCACTTCAAACTGG GTATGTACGTGTGCTCCCAGTGCAGCCACCCGCTGTTCTCCAGCCGGTCCAAGTTCCCCCACTCGTCTCCCTGGCCGGCTTTCACCGACACCATCCGGGAGGACAGCGTCACCAAGATGATGGAGACTCTAACCGCCTTCAAG GTTCTGTGTGGCAAGTGTGGGAACGGTCTGGGCCACGAGTTTGTAAATGACGGCCCACAAGAGGGAGTCTCGCGGTTCTGAATATTCAGCCACTCGCTCAAGTTTGTCCCCACCAAAG GCAACGACAAGCAATAA
- the LOC115571734 gene encoding methionine-R-sulfoxide reductase B1-A isoform X2, which produces MYVCSQCSHPLFSSRSKFPHSSPWPAFTDTIREDSVTKMMETLTAFKVLCGKCGNGLGHEFVNDGPQEGVSRFUIFSHSLKFVPTKGNDKQ; this is translated from the exons ATGTACGTGTGCTCCCAGTGCAGCCACCCGCTGTTCTCCAGCCGGTCCAAGTTCCCCCACTCGTCTCCCTGGCCGGCTTTCACCGACACCATCCGGGAGGACAGCGTCACCAAGATGATGGAGACTCTAACCGCCTTCAAG GTTCTGTGTGGCAAGTGTGGGAACGGTCTGGGCCACGAGTTTGTAAATGACGGCCCACAAGAGGGAGTCTCGCGGTTCTGAATATTCAGCCACTCGCTCAAGTTTGTCCCCACCAAAG GCAACGACAAGCAATAA
- the neurl2 gene encoding neuralized-like protein 2, translated as MEPFCDQFMEFHPIHGTNVRLDLSGTKATRVESFANGVCFSKQPLKPGEIFLIEIEDKELGWCGHLRVGLTAKDPRGLEVVPEYSIPDLMDLGDSWVFAITRNHNKVIEDVVAEAPEAGDGGPAGGHRLGRGEVEDAAGGGGGGGNAGGGDDNSKPKTFFTDSHLYIENVRIPRDKLVGRSRPGRYSHILDDLYKTNALPPTARRSRIGVMYVQKGRDLADMHIIINGEDMGASAKGIPAVQPLYAVVDVFAATKCVQIVQVEYGFSSLQTLCRKAIQKHIVHRMAIDWLELPEALKHYCKYE; from the exons ATGGAGCCCTTTTGTGACCAGTTCATGGAGTTCCACCCCATCCATGGTACCAACGTCAGACTGGACCTCTCAGGGACCAAGGCCACCCGGGTGGAGAGCTTTGCAAACGGAGTGTGCTTCAGCAAACAACCTCTGAAGCCAGGGGAGATCTTCCTCATAGAGATCGAGGATAAGGAGCTGGGCTGGTGTGGCCACCTGCGGGTCGGCCTGACTGCCAAGGACCCCAGGGGCTTAGAGGTGGTACCTGAATACTCCATTCCGGACCTGATGGACTTAGGAGACAGCTGGGTGTTTGCCATCACTCGCAACCACAACAAGGTCATAGAGGATGTCGTAGCAGAGGCTCCAGAGGCTGGAGACGGAGGACCGGCTGGGGGCCACAGGCTCGGGCGAGGGGAGGTTGAAGATGcggcaggaggtggaggtggaggtggtaaTGCAGGAGGAGGCGACGACAACAGTAAACCAAAGACTTTCTTCACTGATTCTCACTTGTACATCGAGAACGTTCGGATCCCGAGAGACAAGCTGGTCGGTCGCAGCAGGCCCGGACGCTACAGCCACATTTTGGATGACTTGTATAAGACCAACGCCCTGCCTCCCACAGCCAGACGCAGCCGGATAGGAGTGATGTACGTGCAGAAGGGGCGAGACCTGGCCGACATGCACATCATCATCAATGGTGAGGACATGGGAGCTTCCGCAAAGGGGATCCCTGCCGTCCAGCCTCTCTACGCTGTGGTGGACGTCTTCGCTGCAACTAAATGTGTCCAAATCGTCCAGGTGGAGTATGGAT TCTCATCCTTGCAGACGTTGTGTAGGAAGGCCATCCAGAAGCACATTGTCCACAGGATGGCCATTGACTGGCTGGAGCTGCCAGAGGCACTTAAGCACTACTGCAAGTATGAATGA
- the tex2l gene encoding testis-expressed protein 2 produces MAETGTNGERRGEDKGRGGGRPRQEHQSPNLGVSPANAPSLGTKRHLPRGIVIQLTGTEGDWDSLDDSELIFSLDHDEDYPSISLSKERQLSVEDDRGSQSQAFHVPLSPSSPGSLSNCSAIGPSFLSPGPSSPSHRPLASLVKSLSTELEPKEGSTLRPKPFLSLVKSISTEISRSEPEVSQSKSDSRLNLHLWKQLTQSKTRSNGDSRTAPPSPSSLSPSAEGLKGGFFKMELEDTKRKLSEAVHEPLSTMFSKIMREESIGSPKHQGKTQGAHQASPRGLGHESSTDTVLSESPVRNTRKTDADVLPAFDWSSVRHPGRGYRSHCPVHRNRHHHRDEELEICTDGETMQVLATETYRLARRSPAGPQVLAPPSVRTSPLPQPPHPLPRMSLFCVAVLSYGYFILPLSPYFSGLALGLALGFLLGLLLIRMGSSRARCSDTPHRPPQTLLGEGILTGGTVSSEPDTLKGWMNEMCDYDPETYHPALTHSVFATLEGSCLRLDSPRTNISRRATYDERVVEATFVKSRSFQLAKSKVFLLPSVLARKRMWNPKYPICIHLTGGADSEADEGGKSEDSCGEDPGAEPASLQRNSSKDAQDLPTTIYLFGRTGREKEEWFRHFLFASMDTEWEKERPGRCVSRSGDPAPAQSVGASGNVPISRGPSRVGSSDDDAPCTPPPCISSAHISKTPSCTRGLSTLDYPHYMARLLATEELTPLSSPGASSAETSPTIKGNCTCDLAEQPGSSQTAWANALIGRIFWDFLREKHWADVVSHKIQKKLSKIRLPYFMNELTLTELDMGCAMPQITSTSRPEVNHRGLWLELQLAYTGALQMTLQTKFNLSKLGKEGGQDTDCATDTGSPRPIFSVLADSDEESSSAGSSDEEELLLSEPQGPVGEKGSTPATDGTGGGKTGRKILRFVDKITKSKYFQKATENEFIRKKFEEMSNTPLLLTVEVRELSGTLVVNIPPPPTDRIWYSFCVPPKLDLRVRPKLGEREVTFCHVTEWIEKKLQDEFQKVFVLPNMDDIYLPLMHSVVDSPQASQRLSSQSQRSQSSSTESIERIPAEVSRAESD; encoded by the exons ATGGCAGAGACTGGAACGAATGGGGAGAGAAGAGGTGAGGATAAAGGAAGGGGAGGTGGCAGACCTCGACAGGAGCACCAGAGCCCGAATCTTGGCGTTTCACCAGCCAACGCCCCCTCCCTTGGGACCAAGAGGCATCTCCCTCGAGGGATTGTGATCCAGCTGACTGGGACAGAGGGAGACTGGGACAGCCTGGATGACAGCGAGCTTATCTTCTCCCTTGACCATGATGAAGACTACCCCTCCATATCTCTCTCCAAGGAGAGGCAGCTCTCTGTTGAGGATGACAGAGGCTCGCAGTCCCAAGCTTTCCAcgtccctctttctccctcgtCTCCTGGCTCTCTCAGCAACTGCTCTGCCATTGGCCCCAGCTTCCTCTCCCCAGGTCCTTCTTCCCCCTCCCACCGACCCCTTGCAAGCCTGGTCAAGTCTCTCTCCACAGAGCTGGAGCCTAAAGAAGGATCCACCCTGAGACCTAAGCCTTTTCTCAGCCTCGTGAAGTCGATCTCCACGGAGATCTCCCGCTCAGAGCCCGAGGTGTCGCAGTCCAAGTCGGACTCCCGCCTCAACCTCCACCTGTGGAAACAGCTTACCCAATCAAAAACCCGCAGCAATGGGGACTCTCGCACTGCGCCCCCTTCTCCTAGCTCCCTCTCCCCGAGTGCAGAGGGTTTGAAAGGGGGCTTCTTCAAAATGGAGTTAGAGGACACCAAGAGGAAGCTCTCGGAGGCCGTGCACGAGCCTCTGAGCACCATGTTCAGCAAGATCATGAGAGAGGAGAGTATAGGCAGCCCCAAACATCAGGGGAAGACCCAGGGGGCTCATCAGGCAAGCCCCAGAGGTTTGGGTCATGAAAGCAGCACGGACACGGTTCTTTCCGAGTCTCCTGTGAGGAACACTAGAAAAACGGATGCTGATGTTTTGCCTGCGTTTGACTGGTCTTCTGTTAGACATCCTGGGAGAGGTTACCGCAGCCACTGCCCAGTGCATCGCAACAGACACCACCACAGGGATGAGGAGCTGGAAATATGTACAGACGGTGAGACGATGCAAGTATTAGCCACTGAGACTTACCGACTGGCACGGAGATCACCTGCTGGTCCTCAGGTCCTCGCACCACCCTCGGTTAGGACTTCGCCCCTTCCTCAGCCCCCTCATCCTCTCCCACGCATGAGCTTATTCTGCGTGGCAGTCTTGTCCTACGGTTACTTCATCTTACCTCTCAGTCCATACTTCTCTGGCCTGGCTTTGGGATTAGCATTGGGATTCTTGCTAGGATTGCTGCTCATCAGGATGGGTTCCTCCAGAGCTCGCTGCTCAGATACTCCACACAGACCTCCACAAACTCTGCTGGGGGAGGGGATTCTGACAGGAGGCACAGTCAGCAGTGAGCCCGACACCCTCAAG GGCTGGATGAATGAGATGTGTGATTATGACCCAGAAACCTACCATCCAGCTCTGACTCACTCCGTGTTTGCCACCCTGGAGGGCTCCTGTCTCCGTCTGGACTCCCCACGCACCAACATTAGCCGCAGGGCCACATACGACGAGAGAGTCGTCGAGGCCACCTTCGTCAAGTCACGCTCCTTTCAGCTTGCAAAGAGCAAA GTTTTCCTGCTGCCGTCTGTGTTGGCTCGGAAGAGGATGTGGAACCCGAAGTACCCGATCTGCATCCACCTGACAGGGGGAGCAGACTCCGAGGCGGACGagggaggaaagtcggaggatAGTTGTGGAGAGGACCCGGGAGCTGAACCGGCAAGTCTACAACGAAATTCCTCCAAAGACGCCCAAGACCTTCCCACCACTATTTACCTCTTCGGCCGCACAGGACGAGAGAAAGAAGAGTGGTTtcgtcacttcctgtttgcctcCATGGATACAGAGTGGGAAAAGGAGCGGCCTGGCAGATGTGTGTCCAGATCCG GTGACCCAGCGCCGGCACAGAGCGTTGGCGCCTCAGGCAACGTACCAATCAGCAGAGGCCCAAGTAGAGTGGGTAGCAGCGACGACGACGCCCCCTGCACTCCGCCCCCTTGTATCTCTTCAGCTCATATCAGTAAGACCCCCAGTTGCACTAGGGGCCTTTCTACGTTGGACTACCCGCACTACATGGCTCGTCTCCTGGCCACAGAGGAGCTGACCCCTCTCTCCAGTCCCGGAGCCAGCAGTGCAGAGACGAGCCCCACCATCAAAGGAAAT TGCACCTGTGATCTAGCCGAGCAGCCTGGTTCGAGCCAGACTGCATGGGCTAACGCTCTAATTGGACGAATCTTCTGGGACTTCCTGCGAGAGAAGCACTGGGCAGACGTGGTTTCCCACAAGATCCAGAAGAAGCTGAGCAAAATCAGA TTGCCTTACTTTATGAATGAGCTGACTCTCACTGAGTTGGATATGGGCTGTGCCATGCCGCAAATCACCTCTACCTCCAGACCGGAGGTCAACCATAGAG GCCTGtggctggagctgcagctggcCTACACTGGTGCCCTGCAGATGACCCTGCAGACCAAGTTCAACCTGTCCAAACTGGGGAAAGAGGGCGGTCAGGATACGGACTGTGCGACGGACACTGGTAGCCCACG GCCCATCTTCAGCGTGTTGGCCGACAGTGATGAGGAGTCCTCCAGCGCTGGTTCATCTGATGAGGAAGAGCTGCTTCTGTCTGAGCCTCAGGGTCCAGTGGGGGAGAAGGGATCCACACCGGCTACTGATGG GACAGGGGGCGGGAAGACCGGAAGGAAGATTTTGAGATTTGTGGACAAAATCACCAAATCCAAGTATTTCCAGAAGGCGACGGAGAACGAGTTCATAAGGAAGAAGTTCGAGGAGATGTCCAACACGCCGCTGCTGCTCACCGTGGAGGTCCGAGAGCTGTCAGGGACGCTGGTCGTCAACATCCCGCCGCCCCCCACGGACAGGATCTG GTACAGCTTCTGCGTGCCACCCAAGTTGGACCTGCGTGTCCGTCCCAAACTCGGGGAGAGGGAGGTGACTTTTTGTCACGTGACTGAGTGGATTGAAAAGAAGCTGCAGGATGAGTTCCAG AAAGTTTTTGTGCTGCCAAACATGGACGACATCTACTTACCCCTGATGCACTCGGTGGTGGACAGCCCTCAAGCCTCGCAGCGTCTGTCCTCTCAGTCCCAGCGGTCCCAGAGCTCCTCCACGGAGTCCATCGAGAGGATCCCAGCCGAGGTCTCCAGGGCAGAGTCGGACTAG